In the genome of Gordonia rubripertincta, one region contains:
- the glpX gene encoding class II fructose-bisphosphatase, whose translation MTASSHQAPDRNLAMELVRVTESAALAAGRWVGRGDKNGGDGAAVDAMRQLLSTVSMRGVVVIGEGEKDEAPMLYNGEEVGNGQGPDCDVAVDPIDGTTLMAEGRPNSISVIAVSERGTMYDPSAVFYMDKIAVGPDAKGAININESVEWNINSVAKAKGIDVADLTVIVLDRPRHAELIGEIRQAGAKIRLISDGDVAGAVAAADDYSTVDMLMGVGGTPEGIITAVAMKCMGGEIQGKLWPRNEEERQKAIDAGHDLDRVLTNDILVSGENSFFCATGVTNGDMLRGVTYRPNGATTRSLVMRSKSGTVRRIEAVHKPAKLREYANLDL comes from the coding sequence ATGACAGCCAGCAGCCACCAAGCACCCGATCGCAACCTCGCGATGGAACTGGTCCGCGTGACCGAGTCGGCTGCACTCGCTGCCGGCCGCTGGGTGGGTCGGGGCGACAAGAACGGCGGCGACGGCGCGGCGGTCGACGCGATGCGTCAGCTCCTCTCGACGGTGTCGATGCGCGGCGTCGTCGTGATCGGCGAGGGCGAGAAGGACGAGGCCCCGATGCTGTACAACGGCGAAGAGGTCGGCAACGGGCAGGGACCCGACTGCGACGTCGCGGTCGACCCCATCGACGGCACCACCCTGATGGCCGAGGGCCGCCCCAACTCGATCTCGGTGATCGCGGTCAGCGAGCGCGGCACGATGTACGACCCGTCGGCCGTGTTCTACATGGACAAGATCGCCGTCGGACCCGACGCCAAGGGCGCCATCAACATCAACGAGTCGGTCGAGTGGAACATCAACTCGGTCGCCAAGGCCAAGGGCATCGACGTCGCCGACCTGACCGTCATCGTCCTCGACCGTCCCCGTCACGCCGAGCTGATCGGTGAGATCCGCCAGGCCGGCGCCAAGATCCGTCTCATCTCCGACGGCGATGTCGCCGGCGCCGTGGCGGCCGCCGACGACTACTCGACCGTCGACATGCTGATGGGTGTCGGTGGCACGCCCGAGGGCATCATCACCGCCGTCGCGATGAAGTGCATGGGCGGCGAGATCCAGGGCAAGCTGTGGCCCCGCAACGAGGAAGAGCGCCAGAAGGCGATCGACGCCGGCCACGACCTCGACCGGGTCCTCACCAACGACATCCTCGTGAGCGGCGAGAACTCCTTCTTCTGCGCCACCGGCGTCACCAACGGCGACATGCTGCGCGGCGTCACCTACCGCCCCAACGGCGCGACGACCCGTTCGCTGGTGATGCGCTCGAAGTCCGGCACCGTCCGCCGCATCGAGGCCGTCCACAAGCCGGCCAAGCTCCGCGAGTACGCGAACCTCGATCTCTGA
- a CDS encoding DUF4245 domain-containing protein, which yields MADKPRILINGKDMFWSLVPLLALIALVAIASGNCSVGLNQDPADSKVPAFDVVTALDADARQMPFPIRRPPTPEGWKPNSGSSDAIEGHRVSTVGWLSASGAYVQLSQTDASEDLLVPYLGGDDTKYGDVGATGTREAGGRQWVTYETAEGKKFWITDFGNVRVGVLSRGPDADIETIAASVATQQPLDA from the coding sequence ATGGCAGACAAACCGCGCATTCTCATCAACGGCAAGGACATGTTCTGGTCGTTGGTACCGCTGCTCGCGCTGATTGCGTTGGTGGCGATCGCCTCGGGGAATTGCTCGGTCGGACTGAACCAGGACCCGGCGGACAGCAAGGTGCCCGCATTCGACGTGGTCACCGCACTGGATGCCGACGCCCGACAAATGCCGTTCCCGATCCGCCGCCCGCCGACACCGGAGGGGTGGAAGCCCAACTCCGGCTCGTCGGACGCGATCGAGGGACACCGGGTCAGCACCGTCGGCTGGCTCAGCGCGAGTGGCGCCTACGTGCAGCTGAGTCAGACCGACGCGTCGGAGGACCTGCTGGTGCCGTACCTCGGCGGCGACGACACCAAGTACGGCGACGTCGGCGCGACCGGTACCCGCGAGGCGGGCGGCCGGCAGTGGGTGACCTACGAGACCGCCGAGGGCAAGAAGTTCTGGATCACCGACTTCGGCAACGTACGCGTGGGCGTCCTGTCCCGCGGGCCCGACGCCGACATCGAGACGATCGCGGCGTCGGTGGCGACGCAGCAACCTCTCGACGCCTGA
- a CDS encoding exodeoxyribonuclease VII small subunit, with product MSTDSDDTGEDYTPVAELGYEEARDELADIVSTLEHGGLDLDTSLALWERGEALATRCEEHLRGARERIETVIAQKNASDQEDA from the coding sequence GTGAGCACCGACAGTGACGACACGGGCGAGGACTACACACCGGTTGCCGAACTCGGCTACGAGGAGGCGCGCGACGAGCTAGCCGACATCGTCAGCACGCTCGAGCACGGCGGCCTGGATCTCGACACCTCGCTGGCCCTGTGGGAACGGGGCGAGGCACTCGCGACGCGCTGCGAAGAGCACCTCCGCGGCGCGCGCGAACGCATCGAGACAGTGATTGCGCAGAAGAACGCGTCCGACCAGGAAGACGCCTAG
- a CDS encoding lipid droplet-associated protein, with the protein MDRAPYPARIAAGLIVTALEETRKLPALLITLPMTAVSQTLQAGMRAQQNIAELAIKGDAALGMLFDKPSEQPQWARFDEDDEVPGPDSDARAGDVPIEKPTTIVDEVEAAADGNDPGDQPGEAVKSTTTAKVTNATRTSGATKATEIDAEASDSDLAAPPRADAGRFALYSSAPEDVVDAAEKKPTAPKAKPKNGPAPEIVVLIDYDTLTLAQLRARLRTVGTDDLETLVDYEKANRGRAPFVTMLENRIASQNKRSTEA; encoded by the coding sequence ATGGATCGCGCACCCTACCCGGCCCGTATCGCCGCAGGTCTGATCGTCACCGCCCTCGAGGAGACGCGCAAGCTTCCCGCGCTGCTCATCACCCTCCCGATGACAGCGGTCAGCCAGACCCTGCAGGCAGGCATGCGGGCGCAGCAGAACATCGCCGAACTCGCCATCAAGGGCGACGCCGCCCTGGGGATGCTGTTCGACAAGCCCAGCGAGCAGCCCCAATGGGCCCGCTTCGACGAGGACGACGAGGTCCCGGGTCCCGACTCCGACGCGCGCGCCGGTGACGTACCGATCGAGAAGCCCACCACCATCGTCGACGAGGTCGAGGCCGCCGCCGATGGCAACGATCCGGGTGATCAGCCCGGCGAAGCGGTGAAGTCCACCACGACCGCGAAGGTGACCAACGCCACGAGGACCAGCGGGGCCACCAAGGCCACCGAGATCGACGCGGAGGCCTCCGACTCCGACCTGGCCGCACCGCCGCGGGCCGACGCCGGTCGCTTCGCGCTGTACAGCTCCGCACCCGAGGACGTCGTGGACGCCGCGGAGAAGAAGCCGACGGCGCCCAAGGCCAAGCCGAAGAACGGACCGGCACCCGAGATCGTCGTCCTCATCGACTACGACACGCTGACCCTGGCGCAGCTGCGTGCCCGTCTGCGGACGGTCGGCACCGACGACCTCGAGACCCTCGTCGACTACGAGAAGGCCAACCGTGGCCGCGCACCGTTCGTGACGATGCTCGAGAACCGGATCGCCTCGCAGAACAAGCGCTCCACCGAGGCGTGA
- the mycP gene encoding type VII secretion-associated serine protease mycosin: MPRATPRVAMPLALTLTATLLGLTSSPAAAVTPPRVDSSALIRSAPVAPPEPTEQSHLCNTATLTRTTANPTAAQSMMNLEEAWRFSRGAGQRVAVIDTGVTPHPRLGRVTAGGDYVSGGTGLEDCDAHGTLVAGIIAARPSGSDAFAGVAPAASIIGIRQSSSAFKARNNRRDDDSAPSVGSGFGSVRTLAHAIVRAVDLRATVINISEVACASSADKVDDRALGAAIRYAYERDVVVVAAAGNVTRDGACRSQNPAPAAGDPTDWGSVTTIASPAWYSPYVLTVGSVDAASGTPSDFSLHGPWVGVAAPGTDIVSLDSARGSNRLVSAQRGEEGPLPLIGTSFAAPYVAGTAALVRARFPELSAREVMDRIIATAHAPGTGHDQRIGHGVVDPVAALTAEIPVEVQARPQSAPIAAPAPPAPPDHTARNVAVAGAGIGAAVIAAVLAIALPHRRVRKLDPDEF, translated from the coding sequence GTCGCGATGCCCCTCGCGCTGACGCTGACCGCGACCCTCCTCGGGTTGACCTCCTCCCCCGCCGCCGCGGTGACCCCGCCGCGCGTCGACTCCTCGGCACTGATCCGTTCGGCACCGGTCGCACCGCCGGAACCGACCGAGCAGAGCCATCTCTGCAACACCGCGACCCTCACCCGCACCACCGCGAATCCGACTGCTGCACAGTCGATGATGAATCTCGAGGAGGCGTGGCGCTTCAGCCGCGGCGCCGGGCAGCGGGTGGCCGTCATCGACACCGGCGTCACCCCGCACCCGCGCCTGGGACGCGTCACCGCGGGCGGCGACTATGTCTCCGGCGGCACCGGGCTCGAGGACTGCGACGCCCACGGCACGCTCGTCGCCGGGATCATCGCCGCACGCCCGAGTGGCTCCGATGCCTTCGCCGGGGTCGCACCCGCGGCATCGATCATCGGAATCCGCCAGTCCAGCAGTGCATTCAAAGCGAGGAACAACCGACGCGACGACGATTCCGCGCCGTCCGTGGGCTCCGGATTCGGCTCCGTCCGCACGCTCGCGCACGCAATCGTGCGGGCCGTCGACCTGCGCGCCACGGTCATCAACATCTCCGAGGTCGCGTGCGCCTCGTCGGCGGACAAGGTCGACGACCGCGCTCTCGGGGCGGCGATCCGGTACGCCTACGAGCGTGACGTCGTCGTGGTGGCGGCGGCCGGCAACGTCACCCGGGACGGCGCGTGCCGCTCGCAGAACCCGGCACCCGCGGCCGGCGATCCCACTGACTGGGGCTCGGTCACGACCATCGCGAGCCCCGCGTGGTACTCGCCCTATGTCCTCACCGTCGGCTCGGTCGACGCCGCGAGCGGCACGCCGAGCGATTTCAGCCTGCACGGCCCGTGGGTCGGGGTGGCCGCACCGGGCACCGACATCGTGAGCCTCGACAGTGCGAGGGGATCGAACCGGCTGGTGTCTGCGCAACGCGGCGAGGAAGGTCCGCTGCCGCTGATCGGCACGAGTTTCGCCGCCCCCTATGTGGCCGGCACCGCCGCGCTCGTCCGCGCGCGGTTCCCTGAACTGAGCGCGCGGGAGGTGATGGATCGCATCATCGCGACCGCCCATGCCCCGGGAACCGGTCACGACCAGCGCATCGGTCACGGTGTCGTCGACCCGGTCGCGGCACTCACCGCGGAGATACCCGTCGAGGTACAGGCCCGGCCGCAGTCGGCCCCGATCGCCGCGCCCGCACCACCGGCGCCGCCGGATCACACGGCGCGCAACGTGGCCGTCGCCGGGGCAGGGATCGGCGCCGCGGTCATCGCTGCGGTCCTGGCCATCGCACTGCCCCACCGTCGGGTTCGCAAGCTCGATCCCGACGAGTTCTGA